Genomic DNA from alpha proteobacterium U9-1i:
GTTTTGGCGTCGAACACGACTTTGACCATGCCCTGATCTTCGCCGAGCGCGATGGCCTTGCCGTTGCCGACGAACGGGAAGCGACCGACTTTCACTTGGCGCCCCTGCTCTTTGGCTTTCGCTTCCGTGAGACCGACGCTGGCCACCTGCGGGTGCGAATACGTGCAGCCCGGAATGCGTTCCTTGATCATTGCATGCGGCTTTTGACCGGCGATGGCTTCAATGCAGATGATGCCTTCGTGGCTGGCCTTGTGCGCCAGCCATGGCGCGCCGGTGACATCGCCAATTGCGTAGAGGCCGGCGACGTTGGTTTTGCCGTAACCGTCGGTGACGATGTGGCCCTTTTCGGTTTTCACGTTGAGTGCTTCGAGGCCGAGATTTTCAATGTTGCCGGTGATGCCCACGGCGACGATGGCATGCGAGGCGGTGAGCGTTTCTTGCTTGCCGTTGGAGGCGACGATTGCCTCGACGCCGTTCGCTGTCGCCTTGAGTGATTTCGCTTCGGTCGAGGTAAGGATTTTCAGGCCCTCCTTCTCGTAGCGCTTCTTGGCGAAAGCGGAGATTTCCTCGTCTTCGACGGGCAACACGCGATCGAGCAGTTCCACCACGGTCGTCTTCACGCCAAACGCCGCGTAGAAGCTCGCGAATTCGATGCCGATGGCGCCGGAGCCGAACACGAGAAGCGATTCCGGCCACGAGGGCGGAGTCATCGCGTCGCGATAGGTCCAGATGCGCTTGCCATCCGCCTTCAGGCCGGCTGCTGGAATTTCGCGCGCACGGGCGCCGGTGGCGAGGATGACGCGC
This window encodes:
- a CDS encoding dihydrolipoamide dehydrogenase of pyruvate dehydrogenase complex; this encodes MYLTPMSTSFDVIVIGSGPGGYVTAIRASQLGMKVAIVERDRLGGICLNWGCIPTKALLRSAEVYRNFQHAKEYGLSAEGVTFDHEAVVKRSRGVAGRMEKGVQFLMKKNKIEVIAGDARLEKGSAAPKVIVKKDGKDTSYDAKRVILATGARAREIPAAGLKADGKRIWTYRDAMTPPSWPESLLVFGSGAIGIEFASFYAAFGVKTTVVELLDRVLPVEDEEISAFAKKRYEKEGLKILTSTEAKSLKATANGVEAIVASNGKQETLTASHAIVAVGITGNIENLGLEALNVKTEKGHIVTDGYGKTNVAGLYAIGDVTGAPWLAHKASHEGIICIEAIAGQKPHAMIKERIPGCTYSHPQVASVGLTEAKAKEQGRQVKVGRFPFVGNGKAIALGEDQGMVKVVFDAKTGELLGAHMIGAEVTELIQGYAIAMQTETTEHELMETVFPHPTLSEMMHEAVLDAYGRVLHV